In the Carassius auratus strain Wakin chromosome 50, ASM336829v1, whole genome shotgun sequence genome, one interval contains:
- the LOC113066851 gene encoding dickkopf-related protein 3-like — MLKFVILSLCAWFVVGSSVHTHRGAHLDITDALEEHLAQGQTTLNEMFREVEKLMEDTQQKLEEAVHQMENESSKSLLHGRNFPDSFHNETTTVIKVGNRTVQLIERIDKETDDKTGKTNFSRTLIQNTERWNEVDHECMIDEDCGDGSFCLYEIITSKCVLCQTTNMECTKDVECCGDQLCVWGVCSQNRTQGQSGTICQYQSDCSPQHCCAFHKALLFPVCRPKPQEGQGCHSHPNQLMDLLLWDEEGPREHCPCAAGLHCQPLNNKSLCVDERNTSGEGNAD, encoded by the exons ATGCTGAAATTTGTGATATTATCCCTTTGCGCGTGGTTTGTGGTGGGCAGCTCAGTTCACACTCACAGAGGGGCACACCTGGACATCACCGATGCCCTGGAGGAGCATCTGGCGCAGGGACAAACCACTTTAAACGAGATGTTCAGGGAAGTGGAAAAACTGATGGAGGACACGCAGCAAAAACTAGAGGAGGCTGTTCACCAG ATGGAGAATGAGTCTTCAAAATCGTTGCTACATGGACGCAACTTTCCAGACAGTTTTCACAATGAAACTACGACAGTGATCAAGGTTGGAAATCGGACTGTTCAGCTGATAGAGAGAATCGACAAG GAAACAGATGATAAAACTGGAAAGACTAATTTTTCCAGAACTCTCATTCAGAACACTGAACGTTGGAATGAAGTAGATCAC GAGTGCATGATTGATGAGGACTGTGGGGACGGCAGCTTCTGCCTGTATGAAATCATCACCTCCAAATGTGTCCTGTGCCAGACAACTAATATG GAGTGCACGAAGGACGTGGAGTGTTGTGGAGATCAGCTGTGTGTGTGGGGTGTTTGTTCTCAGAACAGAACTCAAGGACAGTCTGGAACAATCTGTCAGTACCAGAGCGACTGCAGTCCTCAACACTGCTGCGCCTTTCACAAAG CCCTGCTCTTCCCCGTGTGCCGCCCCAAGCCACAGGAAGGCCAGGGTTGCCACAGTCACCCCAATCAGCTGATGGATCTGTTACTGTGGGACGAGGAGGGGCCGCGGGAGCACTGCCCCTGTGCTGCAGGCCTGCACTGCCAGCCTCTCAA TAATAAATCATTGTGTGTGGATGAGAGGAACACTTCTGGTGAAGGAAATGCGGACTGA